A genomic stretch from Sporocytophaga myxococcoides DSM 11118 includes:
- a CDS encoding complex I subunit 4 family protein: protein MTEKVLSILIFLPLVGLIPLLVLPKSKSGIYKYINLAVCLLQIVLATFVFCIYSKPGLVTDPIYGLFKLTERLNWITIDLGNVGRLSINYFIGLDGLNVTMVLLSAIVMLIAAISSWSVEKHLKGYYALLLILNTSVLGCFLSLDLFLFFLFFEFMLLPMYFLIGIWGGPRREYASIKFFLYTLAGSLLILAVIIGLYFSVADPVETSVRLGLAENIEAVTVNDVSNVQGMLQSKQIPKRAVVHSFNIPDMTNPKNFIPGSVFHVFTKINFMGLPIRMAAFLALLLGFLIKLPAVPFHTWLPDAHVEAPTPVSVILAGILLKIGGYGLIRTVLPVFPEGLVYFGWLISFLAVLSIVYAAMNALGMKDLKKMIAYSSVSHMGFVLLGIASGTPEGINGAIFQMFSHGILSSGLFLAAGVLYDRTHDRGIENYRGLASKMPVYTIAVTILFFASLGLPVFSGFIGELFSLLGAFHSSTTNGLVPYWMSITAVLGILIGATYFLWTLQRMFFGKFWISKNITYNNKFNDLDSREMIMLVPLIVITLVLGVFPGILLEPVSDSVEVLIGQIFSSGLDHLKTMQNFRSL from the coding sequence GTGACTGAAAAAGTGTTAAGTATACTGATATTTTTACCTCTTGTAGGTTTAATCCCTTTACTGGTACTGCCGAAAAGCAAATCCGGTATTTATAAATACATTAACCTGGCGGTATGTTTATTACAAATCGTACTGGCGACTTTTGTTTTTTGTATTTACTCAAAACCAGGCCTTGTAACAGATCCTATCTATGGCTTGTTTAAACTGACTGAGCGACTTAACTGGATTACCATAGACCTTGGAAATGTAGGACGCCTTTCAATAAATTATTTCATTGGTCTAGATGGATTAAATGTTACGATGGTATTATTGTCTGCTATTGTAATGCTTATTGCAGCAATATCTTCCTGGTCAGTAGAAAAGCATCTTAAGGGATATTATGCACTTCTCCTTATTCTGAACACATCAGTTTTAGGTTGCTTTCTTTCTCTTGACCTGTTTTTGTTCTTTCTGTTTTTTGAATTTATGCTTCTTCCGATGTATTTCCTTATTGGAATATGGGGAGGGCCGAGGAGAGAATATGCTTCAATAAAGTTTTTCTTATATACACTTGCAGGTTCGTTATTGATCCTGGCTGTAATTATCGGATTATATTTTTCTGTTGCAGATCCAGTGGAAACCTCTGTCAGATTAGGATTGGCAGAAAACATAGAAGCCGTTACTGTAAATGATGTTTCGAATGTACAAGGCATGCTTCAAAGCAAGCAGATTCCAAAAAGAGCAGTCGTGCATTCATTTAATATACCGGATATGACCAATCCTAAAAATTTTATTCCGGGATCTGTCTTTCACGTATTTACTAAAATCAACTTTATGGGGCTGCCAATTCGTATGGCAGCATTCCTCGCATTGTTATTAGGATTTTTGATTAAACTACCGGCTGTTCCCTTTCATACATGGTTGCCGGATGCTCACGTAGAAGCTCCGACTCCTGTATCAGTTATTCTGGCCGGTATTCTGCTAAAAATAGGAGGATATGGTCTGATACGAACTGTATTGCCGGTATTTCCTGAAGGATTAGTTTATTTCGGTTGGCTCATTTCATTTCTGGCAGTATTGTCTATAGTTTATGCAGCAATGAATGCATTGGGAATGAAAGATCTGAAGAAAATGATCGCATATTCATCTGTATCGCATATGGGCTTTGTTCTGCTCGGTATTGCCAGTGGTACACCTGAAGGTATCAATGGTGCGATTTTTCAGATGTTCAGTCACGGGATTTTATCAAGCGGGTTGTTTCTTGCTGCAGGGGTACTTTACGACAGGACACATGACAGAGGAATTGAAAATTACAGAGGACTTGCCTCTAAAATGCCCGTTTATACAATCGCAGTAACAATACTATTTTTCGCATCTCTTGGATTACCTGTGTTTTCAGGTTTCATAGGAGAATTGTTTTCATTGTTGGGAGCATTTCATTCTTCAACCACTAATGGCCTTGTTCCATATTGGATGTCAATAACAGCAGTTCTTGGTATTCTGATCGGAGCAACCTATTTCTTATGGACTTTACAAAGAATGTTCTTTGGAAAATTCTGGATTTCAAAAAATATTACATACAATAATAAATTTAATGATCTGGATTCAAGAGAAATGATCATGCTTGTACCATTGATTGTAA
- a CDS encoding complex I subunit 1/NuoH family protein, whose product MILIPVFLSIILVYTVFAVYAERKISGFIQDRYGPMEVGPYGILQTIADLIKLLIKEDIVPKSADRKLFIAAPAIIFSAIFAGYAVLPFAPGLEASRVSVGVFYLLAIISLDVIGLLMAGWGSNNKFSLYGAIRAVAQMISYEVPLSLSVLAVVMTCQSLDLQEISYQQSLWIGDYSKISDSNYLFGIQSLDINITEVGGFLTWNIFRNPALMLSFIVFFVASLAECNRAPFDIPEAESELVAGFHTEYTGFRFAILFLGEYAIMLLVSFLASILFLGSWNSPFPNIAFLRLADWTNGYPGTFSGIAWGTFWLISKAFSLIGLQMVIRWTYPRLRVDQLMFLCWKVLTPLALVIILISGFWRLMMN is encoded by the coding sequence ATGATATTAATTCCGGTATTTCTGTCAATCATCCTTGTCTATACTGTATTTGCAGTGTATGCAGAACGAAAAATCTCAGGGTTTATTCAGGATAGATACGGGCCTATGGAAGTGGGACCTTATGGAATATTGCAGACAATTGCCGACCTTATCAAGCTTCTGATTAAAGAAGATATAGTTCCCAAATCAGCTGACAGAAAGCTATTTATTGCGGCTCCTGCTATTATATTTTCTGCAATATTTGCTGGGTATGCTGTCCTTCCTTTTGCTCCAGGTCTGGAAGCTTCACGTGTTTCAGTCGGAGTATTTTATTTATTGGCAATCATTTCATTAGATGTAATAGGCTTATTAATGGCTGGTTGGGGGTCCAACAATAAGTTTTCATTGTATGGCGCCATCAGGGCAGTGGCTCAGATGATCTCTTATGAAGTGCCATTGAGTCTTTCCGTTCTGGCAGTTGTTATGACTTGTCAGTCGCTTGACTTGCAGGAAATAAGTTACCAGCAAAGTTTATGGATTGGCGATTATTCAAAAATATCAGATTCGAATTATTTATTTGGCATTCAAAGTTTAGATATCAATATCACAGAAGTGGGAGGATTTCTTACCTGGAATATTTTCAGAAATCCGGCATTGATGTTAAGTTTTATAGTATTTTTTGTCGCTTCACTTGCGGAATGCAATAGAGCCCCTTTTGATATTCCTGAGGCAGAATCAGAGCTTGTTGCAGGCTTTCATACAGAATATACCGGTTTTAGATTTGCAATATTATTTCTTGGGGAATATGCCATCATGCTGCTTGTATCTTTTCTTGCCTCCATATTATTTCTTGGAAGTTGGAATAGCCCTTTTCCTAATATAGCCTTTTTAAGACTTGCAGACTGGACAAATGGATATCCTGGTACTTTTTCAGGTATTGCCTGGGGAACCTTCTGGTTAATTTCAAAAGCTTTTTCTTTAATTGGTTTACAAATGGTAATCAGATGGACCTATCCTAGGCTTAGAGTAGACCAGCTCATGTTTTTATGCTGGAAAGTTCTCACTCCACTAGCATTGGTTATTATTTTAATTTCTGGTTTCTGGCGACTCATGATGAATTAA
- the nuoK gene encoding NADH-quinone oxidoreductase subunit NuoK gives MIPSTPFLIIAAFLFSIGIIILIIKRNAIAALMGIELMLNAVNINLVVFSNLNKQMDGQMFVIFVIVVAVAEAAVGLALLLQVYKSYKTSDLDKITKLKG, from the coding sequence ATGATTCCATCAACTCCTTTTCTGATAATTGCAGCTTTCCTTTTTTCTATAGGTATCATAATACTTATAATAAAAAGAAATGCAATTGCAGCATTGATGGGAATAGAGTTGATGCTCAATGCGGTGAACATCAATCTTGTCGTTTTTAGCAATCTGAACAAACAGATGGACGGACAAATGTTCGTAATTTTTGTGATAGTGGTTGCTGTGGCGGAAGCTGCTGTGGGATTAGCTTTGTTACTTCAGGTGTATAAAAGTTATAAAACTTCAGACCTGGATAAAATTACTAAATTAAAAGGCTAG
- a CDS encoding NADH-quinone oxidoreductase subunit J family protein — translation MINNPEIYFFYFFASIIVGSALFLLITKNVVYSAFALLSTLLGVAGLFVLASADFLGIMQIVIYIGGVLLLFMFAIMFANKLTGHHYIITEHKNLLSGIILGIVVFIIFATAILNAGYKEHLSYYPNKSTISGIGIELMTAYVLPFEFAGVFLFVALIGASIVAGYLIKDKIKK, via the coding sequence GTGATCAATAATCCTGAAATTTACTTTTTCTATTTCTTTGCCAGTATAATCGTGGGCTCAGCTTTGTTTTTACTTATTACAAAAAATGTAGTTTACTCTGCCTTTGCCTTACTGAGTACTTTGTTGGGAGTTGCCGGATTATTTGTACTGGCATCTGCCGACTTTCTGGGTATCATGCAAATCGTCATCTACATAGGCGGAGTGTTATTGCTTTTTATGTTTGCGATCATGTTTGCAAATAAACTTACAGGCCATCATTATATCATTACAGAGCATAAAAACCTTCTTTCTGGAATTATCCTTGGCATTGTGGTTTTTATTATTTTTGCCACAGCTATTTTAAATGCAGGGTATAAAGAGCATCTTTCATATTATCCGAATAAAAGCACAATTTCAGGTATAGGTATTGAGCTTATGACAGCATATGTCTTACCATTTGAATTTGCAGGAGTGTTTCTTTTCGTAGCATTGATTGGGGCTTCCATTGTAGCGGGGTATTTAATAAAAGACAAAATTAAAAAATGA
- the nuoL gene encoding NADH-quinone oxidoreductase subunit L: MNSYLITDLDNLVYFSLIAALLPLSAFFILFFFGKKLPRKGDWLATLLIGFSFILSLLIFFSVWEGRAGSMNFKWISLSGISENAFSISVSIDKLSSFMILTVCLISLLVHLYSMEYMKGKLNYTRYFPYLSIFTFAMLGLVISDNLLITFMFWELVGFTSYLLIGFWFTKEEAVKASKKAFLFNRIGDLGFLLALMIIWSFAGTFEFQYLGDSFEDQSIWFTIAGLGLVLACIGKSAQFPLYVWLPDAMEGPTPVSALIHAATMVAAGIFLLAKVFFLLSEDVLTTIATIGSTTMLMSALPALFQNDIKKVLAYSTISQLGYMFVGIGAGVPEAALFHLFTHAFFKAGLFLSAGAVIHYMHDIKHILFHEGVYNDFDAQDMRLMGGLRNKLPLVFIVFIVCSSSLVGLPLLSGFLSKEAIIGAAFNWADSYSNANNSLVYYLIPLSCLVTAFFTALYMIRQLIMVFFGDFRLENLIPYLSAKHEHHHQSLLISLPLVVLCLLSFALPYSLNPFSPQSSWFLKEFNQIFESNLEFAHWVTYTTVLLALAGILLGIFIYRNKVYISDKVEKSDVTELFGQNWYLEKFYYKAMVVPGFRLAFYTTKIDYLIDRLLEGAAITYVVLSHIMAWFDKNIIDGLIRLMANLAAFISGFFRNLQSGKVQQYFVYTLATVMILIYIFFNWTK; encoded by the coding sequence ATGAATTCATATTTAATAACAGACCTTGACAACCTCGTATATTTCTCCCTGATTGCGGCATTGTTACCGCTAAGCGCTTTTTTTATTCTGTTTTTTTTCGGGAAAAAATTGCCACGCAAAGGTGACTGGCTTGCTACATTATTGATAGGTTTTTCTTTTATTCTCTCATTACTTATTTTCTTTTCTGTGTGGGAGGGAAGGGCAGGTTCCATGAACTTCAAATGGATATCTCTGTCCGGTATTTCTGAAAATGCATTTTCTATATCTGTGAGCATTGATAAGTTATCAAGCTTTATGATATTGACGGTTTGTCTCATTTCATTGTTGGTGCACTTATACTCAATGGAGTATATGAAGGGGAAATTGAATTATACCCGATACTTTCCTTATCTGTCGATATTTACATTTGCAATGCTTGGCCTGGTTATCTCAGATAATCTTCTGATTACTTTTATGTTCTGGGAATTGGTTGGCTTTACATCTTATTTATTGATTGGCTTCTGGTTTACTAAAGAAGAGGCTGTTAAAGCAAGTAAAAAAGCCTTTCTTTTCAACAGGATAGGAGATCTTGGCTTTTTACTGGCTTTAATGATTATATGGTCATTTGCTGGTACTTTTGAGTTCCAATACCTGGGTGATAGTTTTGAAGATCAAAGTATATGGTTTACCATTGCAGGATTAGGTTTGGTGCTTGCATGTATAGGTAAGTCAGCTCAATTCCCTTTGTATGTTTGGCTTCCGGATGCAATGGAAGGGCCGACTCCAGTGTCAGCATTAATTCACGCAGCTACAATGGTTGCAGCTGGTATATTCCTTCTTGCAAAGGTATTCTTCCTCTTAAGTGAAGATGTGCTTACAACAATAGCGACAATAGGATCCACTACTATGTTAATGAGCGCTCTCCCTGCTTTGTTTCAGAATGATATTAAAAAAGTACTTGCTTATTCTACAATTTCTCAATTAGGATATATGTTTGTTGGGATAGGGGCAGGAGTGCCAGAGGCTGCTTTATTCCATTTATTTACCCATGCTTTTTTTAAAGCAGGTTTGTTTCTTTCTGCCGGTGCAGTTATTCACTATATGCATGATATAAAACATATATTGTTTCATGAAGGTGTTTATAATGATTTTGACGCACAGGATATGAGACTTATGGGTGGGTTAAGGAATAAATTACCACTTGTATTCATTGTTTTTATAGTATGTTCTTCATCTTTGGTCGGATTGCCATTGTTATCAGGTTTTCTTTCAAAAGAAGCAATTATTGGAGCGGCGTTTAACTGGGCTGATTCATACAGTAATGCCAATAATAGCCTTGTTTATTATCTGATTCCATTATCTTGTTTGGTAACCGCATTTTTCACTGCTCTTTACATGATAAGACAGCTTATTATGGTTTTTTTCGGGGATTTCAGACTTGAGAACCTCATACCATATCTAAGTGCAAAGCATGAGCATCACCATCAATCACTTTTGATTTCATTGCCTTTGGTAGTACTTTGTTTGTTATCCTTTGCACTACCATATTCTTTAAATCCATTTTCACCTCAATCCAGCTGGTTCTTAAAGGAATTTAACCAAATATTTGAAAGTAATCTTGAGTTTGCCCATTGGGTAACATACACTACTGTATTATTGGCTTTGGCCGGAATTCTGCTGGGTATATTTATATATAGAAATAAAGTTTATATATCGGATAAAGTAGAAAAATCAGATGTAACGGAATTGTTCGGGCAAAACTGGTACCTTGAAAAATTCTATTATAAGGCAATGGTTGTACCTGGCTTTCGATTGGCCTTTTATACAACCAAAATTGATTATCTGATTGACAGATTATTGGAAGGCGCAGCTATCACATATGTAGTACTAAGTCATATTATGGCATGGTTTGATAAAAACATTATTGATGGCCTTATTAGGTTGATGGCAAACCTTGCAGCCTTTATTTCGGGATTTTTCAGGAATTTACAATCCGGAAAAGTTCAACAGTACTTTGTGTATACGCTTGCTACAGTAATGATATTAATTTATATCTTTTTCAATTGGACGAAATAG
- a CDS encoding NuoI/complex I 23 kDa subunit family protein, whose product MMTKSHINKGAKNTYWGSIAEGIVSLWTGILLTLKHLFQALKFKREPIGVENKDYFSFDKGIVTLQYPHEAIPVPDNGRYRLHNEIDDCIVCDLCAKICPVNCIEIDAIKSTEEIGKTSDGSTKRIYAGTFDIDMAKCCYCGLCTTVCPTECLTMTKTYDYSEFDIRNMVYHFTNLTPDQAEEKKKLYEEKQKEKVKPKPQEAAKPSATENASDAGEKSSSPKPAFKPTIKPPVSTPKPAEESIVKPEDKTGTSESGEVKPEEKKAAKPVFKPVIKVPASTPKPSEEGDKKPEAKAETSESGEIKSEEKKAPKPVFKPVIKAPGSTPKPSEENSEKPENKIEASETEEVKAEDKKALKPVFKPVIKPPVPKAPQTGETQGEQENKQNTAEEKKEGSDESKSEEVKKPVKPIFKPVIKPKPKQEGEQGDQ is encoded by the coding sequence ATGATGACTAAAAGCCACATAAATAAAGGAGCTAAAAATACATACTGGGGAAGTATTGCAGAGGGCATTGTTTCACTTTGGACAGGTATCCTGTTAACATTGAAACATTTATTTCAGGCCCTGAAATTTAAAAGAGAACCTATAGGAGTTGAGAATAAAGATTATTTCTCCTTTGATAAAGGAATTGTTACGCTTCAATATCCGCATGAGGCCATTCCGGTTCCGGATAATGGCAGATATCGTCTACATAATGAAATAGATGATTGTATCGTCTGTGACCTTTGTGCAAAGATTTGTCCTGTAAATTGCATAGAGATAGATGCAATAAAATCGACAGAGGAAATAGGCAAAACCTCTGATGGTTCTACTAAAAGGATTTACGCCGGCACCTTTGATATTGATATGGCCAAATGTTGCTACTGTGGTTTGTGTACTACAGTGTGCCCTACAGAATGCCTTACAATGACTAAAACTTACGATTACAGTGAGTTTGATATCAGAAATATGGTTTACCATTTCACCAATCTAACACCTGATCAGGCGGAAGAAAAGAAAAAACTTTACGAAGAAAAGCAAAAGGAAAAAGTTAAACCAAAGCCTCAGGAGGCAGCAAAGCCTTCTGCTACTGAGAATGCATCAGATGCAGGAGAAAAATCAAGTTCTCCTAAACCTGCATTTAAACCTACTATAAAACCACCAGTTTCGACACCTAAGCCTGCAGAGGAAAGCATTGTGAAACCAGAGGACAAGACTGGAACTTCTGAATCAGGAGAAGTGAAGCCGGAGGAAAAGAAAGCTGCGAAACCAGTATTTAAGCCAGTAATAAAAGTTCCAGCTTCAACACCTAAACCTTCAGAGGAAGGTGACAAGAAACCAGAAGCCAAAGCTGAAACCTCAGAATCAGGAGAAATAAAGTCAGAAGAAAAGAAAGCTCCAAAGCCAGTGTTTAAGCCGGTAATAAAAGCACCGGGCTCAACTCCAAAACCTTCCGAGGAAAACAGCGAAAAGCCAGAAAACAAGATAGAGGCTTCAGAAACAGAAGAAGTGAAGGCGGAAGATAAGAAAGCTCTGAAGCCGGTCTTTAAACCGGTTATTAAACCTCCTGTTCCCAAAGCTCCTCAAACCGGGGAAACACAAGGTGAGCAAGAGAATAAGCAAAATACTGCTGAAGAAAAGAAAGAAGGTTCAGATGAATCCAAATCCGAGGAAGTTAAGAAACCGGTCAAGCCGATATTTAAACCTGTAATTAAGCCAAAACCTAAGCAGGAAGGAGAGCAAGGTGATCAATAA